The Prunus dulcis chromosome 3, ALMONDv2, whole genome shotgun sequence genome segment TGTTATAAGGATGATAAGCTTGTTTGTGTAATTCTGAATCTCTCACAAATCTGGCTTCTGCTTGAAGCCTGGCACTTTCCCACTGAGCTATGTGGTTGAGGTTTGAGCCGGTCTTTGGCTCATCAGTTGAACCATTGGCGAAGCCAAAGATGGTAGTCTTAGGCTTGTGGGTTACAGGGTCATAGCCTTTCAAGGCCAGTCGTTTCTTGAGACGAGAGTGCCAGTAGTTCTTGACCTCATTGTCTGTTCTCTTTGGTAAGTGCGCAGTAATAGCCGACCACCTAGCTCATATACATGGAACACAATATCAGTATCATAATTaaagtgagtttttttttttttttttttaaaaattttaaatttaaatttatttatttaatatttatttttaatagtacAACATAGATCCGATAGTGGTATTGAGTACCAATTTACAATATCAGTATCATAATTAAagtgagtttttttataaaataaaaaaaaatatccaaaattaTCCTAACAAAAGAGCAGTACATCCCAAACATACATATAATGTGTACACATATGCATATAGAAGTgttatgtataatatatagagATTGTTTGATACAgttcaaatttctcatatacCTAGTACTTAGTCGATATTATATTCTTGATTATAGATTAGTGTACGGTATTAGGTAATGTAAATTGGTATAGTATGTAATAGTAACACCTCGAGTTCAATAGCAAAGCTAGAAATTCATAAAAAGCTCCATGACATCAATTGGGGTCACAAATTTTACTGGGTTGAGGTTCAAAAAGCATcaaatatatacacatatataagtaaaaatattttaaaataaaaaaaataggagAGGGGGCCTGGGCCCACCGTGGTCCATAGGTGGCTCCGCCACTGCTCGGCTTGTGATGACATGTGTTGAACTTTCATTAATAAACCACTAGGTTTGTCTAGGTTTTATAAGAAATTACAGGGAGTCTCCTTATAGCCATTTTGATCGACATATCTTCATGAGAtggagtatggtttcttgagtCTTGGGCTTTCGGGGTATATTTATGTATGCATGATGTCAAGCATGTTCTTCTCGACCCTATAGTCGAGGAGAACGCGCTACATGGTGAGGAGATTGAGCTTGACACCATGCATGCATAAATATATTCCAAAACCCCAAGACTCAGGAAACCATACTCCACCTCATGGCAATACATCGATCAAAATGGCTAAACACTCTCTAGTAGATAGTATATTATGATAAAGTTTggcagaaagaaaaataagagagaaTTCCAAGTAGTTGGGATGAAACATGAGAGTACTATCTAAAATGCATATATGCGTATAAATCAAAATATTGCATGTGATGTACTTGCCTGTTGCCTAAAAGAGCATGAAGTTGAATGATGGTTTGGTCTTCCAGCAAACTGAAATTTCCCCTCTTAATATCAGGTCGTAGGTAGTTTCTCCATCTTAGCCTGCAGCTCTTGCCGCATCTTTGAAGACCTATTAtcattatatatgttttatttatttatttttaaaacagtCCAAGTTCCAAAAAAACCCTAGTCTTAACATTTATTGACTTCAgaccccaaaacaaaacaataacgTATCGACTGTGTCCAAATATGAGCTAACAAATATGTTACCCAAAACTCCcgtaaaaagaaatatatgttACCCAAAACAGGCTGAGAAATTGTAAATGATTGGAAAGCTATGAAAGAAGAGTTAGTTATAGAAATTGACCAGCTTTCTGAGGCAAGGATTGCCAATTTCCATGACCATGTTTTTGAACGAAAGCTAAGAGCTTTTGGTCCTCCGCCGGAGTCCATGGACCTTTCTTCACGCCGGACGACGCAACACAGTCATGAGTAGACTTTCCCATGTCTCTCTAAAAGTGTAGTAGTGAGAAGATTGAGAATGATTCACTATTTATATTGGGACTAAAATGATGTTAATTTATTACATGCTACGGCACCAACATTATTCATCAACTTTTGCTCGTCAACATATGACACGTCACTTTTTAATTACTTCAGATATGCATTAACTATCAGAATCTTCAATTGTCGGTCACACTGGACCACCGCCCTTCTTCATCGCCTTTGCCAGATCAACACCATCTCAGTGGCGCCGCAGTTCTTCTTGATATATCTTTCTTTGTCAATTGGTAAGTCTGGGTTTTGCTCTTCGTGTGGGCCAATGTGTTTAAAGCAATACGTCTTTCTATCGCAAccttgtcttcttctttctctgaAAAGCCTGCTCTGCTCTCTCCTTGAAACTTTTCTTCTGAAAATAAGTCACCTACTTCCATAAATAAAAGCTACGCACgttttttgatttatttccttCCCCTCCCCgactcttctctctctcctgttCCCCACACTCTGCATATCTCCCTCTCTTACCCTTCGCCTCAATTCGGATTTCCAGAATTCGCATTAAAaagtttctctttctttccttgtaatcatatttaatttattaattaattactattagTATCCATTTGCATGCAGATGCAACTTCTTTATAGTATTCGATTAGCAATTAGATATTTACTTGATTTACGTTGGTTGGTTCCtaataacaaaaagaaagatggGAAGATTGTGTCATTTTTTTCTGAACTAATATGCATTTAAATTTCATTCATCAATCTAATCATACTAAGATCGCAAAAAGTTTATCATCAAAATTTAAACTGAGGGAAAGAGATACACAGTaatggagagagaagaaagagagggggaggaaagaaattaaaaggggCAGAGAATGTCGGGATGTGTGTCAAACTTTAAGAGTTATGTTGAGCGTACATCTTTAATTAATGTCATGAATAAAAATACTCCCGTTGAAAAAATAGAGGGAGGCATCAGTCGcttatttatttccttcatGAATTCAATTTTCCATCAGCATTtgtatatttgtattattttattgggGCCAAAGCCCGACAACAGAACTAATTCATTCATTATGATGTATAATagtttgaaaatgaagataatCATGAGCAAATATATGTAGATGATTGATACACGTTAGGGACTGACAGTGATGAAAAGGGCCAAAACatcaaatatattatatattacatatatatatataaattatttacaagtaggttttttttttttaaaaaaaataattttaatacaACAACGATTGTATCTTATTAACGAGGAAAAGGAGCTGCaagtacaaaaaaaacaatactACGTCCTAAAGGATTAGGCGAGTACTCTACACCAAATGAAGCGTAGTGGTCACAATCTACAGAGGTAAGCCTACCTTCTCAACCGCAAACGAGAAAAGGAGCCTTACCTCTGATGGAGTCCCCTCGTCCCACTAAGATCATATCCGTAAACATAGAAAGAAGGCTGTCGGAACCTCAAGTCTGCACTTATCTCGCCTCTCCTAGTAAAACCCTAGCAACGCCTAGAGAGCTCTAGAGAGAAACTCACCTAATAAGTGGGGCtacaatttgaatttgaatttgaaagtACACACAAACGCCATTAAACACAATAGAGAgaataatcaaaatttcacaaacccaaaaactaTTGGTGGAGAGAACACAATcaaaaatttcacaaacccaaacaaattATAGGTGGagagaaaacaataaaaaaaatagagagaaagTTTAACAAACCTTAATTAAGTCAGTTCTTCTTACCATTCAATTCTTGTTAAAATCAGTTCTTACCATTCAATTTCTTCTGGTGAACATTCATTATTCGTCATTATTTTCTACccaaaactatatatatgcagTACTCTTCATTAACGTTTTTCATATACACCCTAAATTAATGAAACAGATCCTACTGTCTTCATCAATGGATTTGAAAGCAGATCCTACTGTCTTCATCAATGGAGTTTCAGCTGGAAAAGGACTTGACATCAAAGTcgtcattttcaatttttgtttgtagaTAATCAAAGTAGTCCTTTAAATAGAGttcttgaaaaagaaatctcACGTACACTTGATCAAATGACATgtactttttttgtgtgtgttgaCAAATGACGTACACTTGATCAATTAATGTGCAACACAATTAACTACCTACCACACATGGGACATAGCATAGCATGTATATACGTTCAtcatcaaaaaagaaaaatattcatATAAATATGTTGTTTGTACTGCATGTTGAAACTTACCAAAACTTATGGGGAACAGGACCAGCTAATAGCTATAGCTCGCATCCTTCGTTGTTTCAgaggaaaaagcaaaaaacaaaaaccctgAACTAGAAATGCATCGTAAGTAAagtatgtttttgttttttgtaggATGGTGGTTGAGTAGGGGCTataatggtggtggtggtcgaGTAGGGCCGATaatgatggtggtggtgattgtgggtgaaggtgatgatgatggtcATGTGGTATGATGATGGTGATCATGCGATGACGGTGGACAAGGCGGCTGCTTAGGGCCTCCAAATTAGAAGGACTTTCAATTTGTATAAACctctatatatacatacatatgttattttaaaaaaaaattgtactatattaatattatgttAATTAGACCCAAgtattgtaaaaataaaatcccgACTATTCACTACAAAACTAAAACAGAGAAATTCAATAAACGGCCCATTATTATTTAAACTTATAGCTTAAGTCAATTAATTGGTGGAATgacaaaatttaatatataaaaagttaACCTAGTTGCATAAggtaagaaataataaaatacaagGATGATCTATTTAACAGTTCCTATAGCAGAGCTTATATCAGTTGAGGTTTtgacaaatgaaaaaaaaaagtaattgaaGAAAGATTGAATGGCTTAGTTAGTTATCCATTGAAAAAGACATAgtagaaaattttgattatgtAAAGTTAATTTATACTTTTATATCAAAAAATGCAAGATCAGTGATATTTAAGTGATGTTTTGATGCATTTTATAAAGTTGTTATGTGAATTACatattgtttgtttctttttttaggtTACAATTGTGACTTTGAGttcatataattttctttttaaattatctgaaaaaaataacataaatatatacaaaggGTAGAAAAGGCCACATTTTGGTGGTTCACCTAGGGCCTCCAACACATTAGGACCACCATtaatggtgatggtggtgattGTGGGTGAAGGTGATGGTGGTGTTCATGTGGTATGATGACGGTGATCATGCGATTCAATGTCTCAAAttttccaacaacaaaaaagaagagtctcaaattttgaagtatttaatcaatttttaacataaaatcCTTAATGAAAACTTTTATTTCAACTTAAGGACAAAATGAGAACTTTGGAACAAATTTGGGTAGCCGCAAAATccctagaaaagaaaattgtgagtggataAGAAAAGCTGAGTCATTCTATAGCGAGGCCCTTATATAGGGCCCTTAGGTGAGATCCTATCTTTTAACCATTGAATCAGGCTAACTGTTAGATATATGCCCTACAAGCCAATATAAAAATGGATAAttctaagaaaataataaataataatcaaagGGGTAAGAACGTTGCTTTAGATACATAACGTACACAAAGTAACAATTCCATGGATTAAGATATAAATGGAAAGTGGTCTAAAGAAGCTAGATGCATGAGACCTTTCCATACATGTGAATATCGTATCCTAAAATGTTCCTGGTCATAGGATCACCAATTGGACAATGGTGACCTGCAAAGACTGGTACACATTATGTCTGCTCAATTGGGAGGATGATTAGTCTTAAGTCATTCGTGTAGAGACACTGAGACAGATGTGTAGGTACTCTATAAAAGATGGAGTCCACTGAACGCGATCAACTCCAGAATTCTTGTATGGAAGTCTTACTCACAAGGAATCTCTGCGCTtagtaagaagaaaaaatactCTAAAGATATGATTCGTGAATCTTTGGCTAAAGTATTGgatgaaaattgaaacaaaaacgtttgcaatttcatcaaattgaATCATATAATCTAGACATGTCATATTAGAGATTTTGACACAAGTTTACCATATCTCGAGAATATGACATAGAGTATTGAATTAGAAAAGGATTGAATTGCATTGTAATCACAAAATGACTATGTTATCTAAATGAATTCTTTTTAGCTTGGGTAGCCATGACATACTACTAGGTGTCACTCATGGCTTGTGGAAACCCTATAAggactaattataattagcctTCGCCAATATGGAGAATTGTATGGAGGGATACAATTCACACTTGATTCAGAGTGAATCATTCATACCCACTGCCTCGATAATTAAAACCTATAAGATCGCACACCGAAAATGAATCGATTGAGAAATTAAGAAGAGAATGAATGATTCTGTGACTTGGTCAAAGTCAATGTGAAAGTAAAAGGTCaaagtcaaaagtcaaaggtcAAATGTCAAACGGTTGACCCGACACTTGACACGGTCAACTAAGGATGACTAGGACCAACACTCGTTGAACAAGTGAGTgattaaattagttaagtcACTGgagtaattaaattgattagattaatttaattattcaattaaagttatgaaactttaattaaaGGTCCCATATAACTTGGAAATTCAAAAGGGGTTTGACCATATGGACTTAGGCACATATGTGACACATTATAAGATTAATGTGTTGGACTAACATAGCACAAAAGATGACACACGAGGAGGGGTGCATCTACACTAGGGCAGGAGGGCAATTTTGTCACTTTTGTGACATTTTTGATCCTATAAGTGTGTAGCTATGACATCCTATCATCCTATGGTTTTCAAGTTGGTGAAAttagaagagagaaaacatcaagctctctctccctaaccCCTTGAATCTATCACATCAAGTAAGGGTGCTAGCATCACTCTTCACTTGTTGTCTACTCATTCTCTCATCCTATTCAATCCTTGGTGAAGAGCTTTGGGGAGATGCATATCTTTGTACTTATTTAGGGAGCTACAAGGTGGAGAGTCAACATTAAAGGGAGAGCCAACAACAAAGGGACCACTCCTTCTACTTGAACCCCATTCTTGGTTTCAAGATTCGCTTCAAGGGTATGAACATCTTAtctttctctcaaatatgaTTTAGAGAGTTTTTGGTGCACACTTTCATAGACTTATAAAGATTGGGACTAAATGATACTTGCTTGAATCCCtagtttatttaatgcttcccctcttattttgatttcatattagatATGGCTTGCTAAGTGATTTATACTCTCAAAGTTTGGTTGTAGAGTTTTTAGAAATCTCTACACAACACCATTCCCACAACATTCCCTTCACTAACTAATTCAATCCAACGACTAATCAATTCGATCCAACGATTGAGAGATAGGGCCTCACCTAAGGGCCATATATAAGGCCCTCATTATCGAATTCTTGTGCCTACCCTCTTCACTTGGGCCAAAAATGGAAAGACACTAATCCATTGGACTTTGGGTTCTCCAGTGATTGGTGATAATGTGGGCCTTATATTGTAGCCCATTTCTTTTATTGAACTAAATCATATTTATCCAGAAAATAGTACACAAGTAGGTAGGTAGGTTGAGGACCGTCAGATGAAACTCTATGATAATTGAAATCATAAATAAATCAGAAATtgtgacaaaaaaaattaaatgggtGAGTAGTTGAGGACCCTTAGATGAAAACATGGGGATTCTATTCTCATCTCCCAATTTGCtgggttttttattattaaaatatatatatatatatatatatatataaaattttaacaaaaataatatttaaatgtGCTAAATTTTGTCTGGTTTGAGTAAAGGGGAACTTCTAGAAGTGAAAGCATGGGCGGGTGACGGGTTGGATGGTTTAAAAAACATCATTGGTGAGAGTTTCACGCACACGTGACAAGACGACCCTCGTCActattattgaaaataaaaatacataataaaattatcatatttatcccaagaaaaaagagattaAAAAATGATTACGACGCAAAATTAGCTTTTAATTGAATGATTAGACAGgcattaataaaaaaaagcacGCTCCTAGGGGTGGAGCTAATTCGTGATTGTTTTCTTGATAAATTTTGTGACGGTTTTATTTAACAGtgaaaagatttttttttttttttttttaaacagaaaaaagcTCCCAACGGTTTCGTTAACACTCCTTTAGCCCACACGCGCACAAACAGCACAAGCACGGGCCTTctacacagagagagagagagggggagagctTGGGGTTGGGGTGTTTTggctgtgtgtgtgtgtgaattcTCTGCGGGTTGCAGTTGCAGACATGGATGGCAAAGTGGATGGGGTTTCTGTAGAGCTCTCAGCTCCTCCTGCTTGGAAGACGAAGGTCTCTTCTCTCTAACACTCTTTTTGTTTACTCAaccaaattttatttgtttatttttggtaCCAACCAGCCCTATTTGCATGCTATTAACTGTTCTTGTAGCTTTATGTTTGCTTCTAATTCAAGggtattttgtttctttttggtttttgggtgCTGGGGTTGGTATGATTTTAGCtctgttttttcttaatttgcttcaattttttGCTGTTTGTTAGTGCTATGTGGTAGAACTTTGTCTGAAATTGCTTGCTTTCAAGGGTTGGGCTTtttatgcttttgtttttgtttgcaaattaatttctaattcaaTGCAGGCAGTAATTTATGGATGCCGAAATAAGGGCAGTAGCTTTTAAGGGATGGGCTCTTGACTTGGCGTGTGCTGATTATTGTTGTAAATTTTTGGTCTCTTGTTAGTGTAAAGTGTTTACTGAATTTGGTGATTGTCCAAAAAGTGTCGGTGCAAAATATTGGAAAGCTTCTTTAGGTGAAGTATTCTGGAGAAATACTTTACGCGAACACATATATGCCaaggaatatatataaatatgtccagtatttttatttattagtgTTGTTATTATTGTTTCAGCAAAGTTGTATTCCCTGGTAAAAATGCTTAATTTGTGCTCTAAGATATAGGAACTGCTTTATCTGTATGGAACCCTAGCTGGACTTTGTTAAAGGTTACATCATTTGGATCAAGTACTTTTTGTTGGCAGTTTGTCTGAATCTCTGCTAATATGTTGAAAAATTCATCCTCTTAGAAGTAAGTTGGAGCTAGTTCTGTATAAAAGAAATGTAATTCTATAAGTTCAGTAATTGGAAGGTCTTGGGAAATAAATAGTACCTGAATATTATTTGTTCTAGATAGATCTTGATGGTTTCCTTCACATTTACAAGTATGGTAGACTTGCTAGAGGTGAGCTTGAACTTAggatctttttatttttttcaggtAACGAGGGAAACCCCCATGAACTATTCCGTTGTTGGGTGCAAAGTCTTAGGGCAATCACCCATAAACCGCATATCCATGAACTATAAGTTTTCTTCAGTTTGGCACCCTCGTGATTCCCAAACCCagattttcttaaaaatttgCAATCCTGGTGATTCCATTTTTGTTGCTGGATTCaatcttattatttattcttAACGAGTTGTCATCCATATCCCGGTTCGACAGGTTtccttttgttattttttgggtaGATTTGATTCAACTAGGTTATGACTGATTAGTCAATCTGTTAATTGTCCGCCATTAATGAATATAACTGATATGGTAATCGAATCATGTAGTATCATCTGATATGGAATTGCTTTGTAGCCTCAATTTGTAGAAATCTATGGATTCAAAACCTACAACCCAATTATGGCTGTTACACTGTCACACAAAGGTTATTAAACAACTTTTAAGCTTAGGGGAATTCCAAGTGTTGTATAATTGCTAGCTGCCTGGTCAGATAGAATTATGATGAGAAATCCCATTAAATTAGTGCActaattttggtttttcaacAGTATGCTACACGAACTTCAAAACATGTTGTCTTACTGTGCTTTTGCCAATTAAATCCTAATAAATGGCTGTCCTTGATCTCTGATGGTTGGCCTAGGTAACGACACCCAGCTGAGAGCCCTCTAGCTAGCAGCTTTAGCTTTCTAATCTCTGCCTTGGGTTGTAATCGCCTCCTTTGAAGTCCTTTATAGTAGACATTTGACGGGCACAATCTAAAagtattttgggtttgatgCTGGAACAACAACACTAGTTTTTTCTTCTGAAGTTTGTGTAATAGTGTTCAGTGAAGCACCGATACATGATGATTTAGGCCCAAAAGGTTTTATGTATCTCAGAACTTGATTTAGAATTAGATAGTTGACATAAGCGTGGGAGAATAGCACTATACCTAGTTTATAATAGTCTTTTGCTTACTTTTTTGTgtgattttaattgattttagaTGAGATGATTCACTGCAGTATAACTAAAACTCCTTAAGAAGATAGGCTTTTCTAGTCATTATTTCAGAAGTAACCCTGAGTTCACCACACGGAGCGGGTATTGCTTAAATGTGAACCTTGCAGACCTCGTTGGTTTCATTGAGTAGGATAGCTGTATTCAACTTTCTGTTGTACCATATATCTGGATGACAACTCGttaagaataaataaaaagattgaatCCAGCAACATAAGTCTTTTCCTTCAGCCTTATGTTATCTTGTTTGAAAGTAAAACATGAAGGATTGAAAATTTCATTCCTCAAAATCAATGTATGTTCTACCTGCATGCCTAGTATGCTTTTGTATTTCTCGTATTGATTAGGGTCCATGCCTTAAGACGAATGGGGAGTCGGCGAGCTTGTTGTAGTCGGTCCTAAAAGGAGAACCCTGTTTCTGCATGACAAATTTCCTCTTGATTAATTGGGattaattttgtgaaaaagtaTTTAGTGTCATTAAGTAATCAATTTTTACATGTTTAGCAGTTGAGAGTCAAGGTCTGCGAGTTGTGATTCCTAGTGAACTCTTTGTCTCCCTAAGGACAAGAAACTAGGTAAATTGGCATGCTCTTTGCTAACCTTTGAATGAAAATAGGGGCAGAATGTGATCTACATCAGAATAATCTG includes the following:
- the LOC117621621 gene encoding transcription factor MYB106-like codes for the protein MGKSTHDCVASSGVKKGPWTPAEDQKLLAFVQKHGHGNWQSLPQKAGLQRCGKSCRLRWRNYLRPDIKRGNFSLLEDQTIIQLHALLGNRWSAITAHLPKRTDNEVKNYWHSRLKKRLALKGYDPVTHKPKTTIFGFANGSTDEPKTGSNLNHIAQWESARLQAEARFVRDSELHKQAYHPYNNNDISAASSILLGHNKDFGPTDQLFGQNAPQCLDILRAWESILMSNHSKAAGGQDHVNSFGNHLAGDFEPPIISAISSNGSLMDCFFHEPVGQCFDENYGTSITEPFATVHHKNNGACLEDFGLWEIIMQREKKIV